One stretch of Trichomycterus rosablanca isolate fTriRos1 chromosome 3, fTriRos1.hap1, whole genome shotgun sequence DNA includes these proteins:
- the bcam gene encoding basal cell adhesion molecule, with product MQRMMGSGRVCFFCVWLLLALHVSLASFIVKVTPTVDVLKGQTAQLPCSHTNSKQSLVQWFIEDAEGTRKRLAYRSNPGVFGVDRDTPFSGRVNIEDDNTLVISDVKVMDERKFICQVNAGVVGTSEAETELKVFFAPEKPVMDGNKQAITLSHGEDDGPAAEVGTCISYNGYPMPRIVWFKDSIPLPEETDEKEKLYMAQSVIKESTGLFTVKRTLYMKLSKADAKSLFHCTVEYKMPNEQFKNDTSEKFNVSMLYPAENAFFELMNQEPIKEGDEVKMNCKTDGNPQPEFEYLKNGVHFHTGDGWLILKNVDRRDAGSYMCEAQDFDALDEANLKKTLSINVHYLDPVSVEPAGPLVIGQGAALELQCKTKSSDDYFLSWMKDGQKLVQRGELSIQPVSLADAGEYVCVASAPMVPGLRKEANVTVTVSGKPEISEPMHGKVGKQGQMVTLKCSALGHPGPQFTWTPRGKESVTIEGTKYISTVTLEATAAVLKDGVTCEAANKHGTDSKKFMVEISSDNLIDGNSAGRAESQQGGSSTVVIAVVVCVLLLVLLVAALYFLSKTGKMSCGKKGKKEVTSPKGNDDIVVEMKSDEKSYEESGLLNKRHVEK from the exons TATCTCTAGCTTCATTCATAGTGAAGGTGACCCCAACTGTGGATGTGCTTAAAGGACAAACTGCCCAGCTGCCCTGCTCCCACACCAACTCTAAGCAAAGCCTGGTTCAGTGGTTCATT GAGGATGCAGAAGGCACAAGAAAACGGCTAGCTTACAGGTCTAACCCTGGCGTGTTTGGTGTGGACAGAGACACACCATTTTCAGGACGGGTTAACATAGAAGATGACAATACACTGGTCATCTCTGATGTCAAGGTCATGGACGAGAGGAAATTCATCTGCCAGGTTAATGCAGGAGTCGTGGGCACCTCAGAGGCTGAGACTGAACTGAAGGTTTTCT TTGCTCCAGAAAAACCTGTCATGGACGGCAATAAGCAAGCCATTACGTTGAGCCATGGTGAAGACGATGGCCCTGCAGCTGAG GTGGGCACATGCATCAGTTACAATGGTTACCCTATGCCTCGGATCGTCTGGTTTAAAGACTCCATTCCTCTGCCAGAGGAGACAGATGAGAAAGAAA AACTATACATGGCTCAAAGTGTTATTAAAGAGTCCACTGGTCTCTTCACGGTCAAAAGAACCCTGTACATGAAGCTCAGCAAAGCAGACGCCAAGTCACTCTTCCACTGCACCGTGGAGTACAAAATGCCCAACGAGCAATTCAAAAATGATACCTCGGAAAAGTTCAACGTCTCAATGCTGT ACCCAGCAGAGAATGCATTTTTCGAACTGATGAACCAGGAACCTATCAAAGAAGGCGATGAGGTTAAGATGAACTGCAAGACGGACGGCAACCCTCAGCCTGAATTTGAGTACTTGAAAAAT GGGGTGCATTTTCATACCGGGGATGGATGGTTGATTCTGAAAAATGTCGACCGCAGAGATGCTGGCTCCTATATGTGTGAGGCACAGGACTTTGATGCTCTGGATGAGGCCAATTTAAAAAAGACACTCAGCATTAATGTACACT ATCTGGACCCAGTGTCAGTGGAGCCAGCTGGACCATTAGTGATTGGTCAAGGCGCTGCCCTAGAGCTGCAATGCAAGACCAAGTCTTCTGATGACTATTTTCTGTCATGGATGAAG GATGGTCAGAAGCTGGTTCAGAGGGGTGAGCTCTCTATACAGCCCGTGTCTCTGGCTGATGCTGGCGAGTACGTGTGTGTTGCGTCTGCCCCCATGGTGCCAGGCCTGCGAAAAGAAGCTAATGTCACGGTGACAGTCTCAG GCAAACCAGAGATCAGTGAGCCGATGCATGGGAAGGTTGGTAAGCAGGGACAGATGGTCACTCTCAAGTGCTCTGCTCTAGGACATCCTGGTCCACAGTTTACCTGGACACCCCGCGGcaaagag TCAGTGACAATTGAAGGAACTAAGTACATCAGCACAGTCACCTTGGAGGCCACAGCCGCAGTTCTGAAAGACGGAGTCACTTGTGAGGCCGCCAACAAACACGGGACGGACAGCAAGAAGTTCATGGTCGAAATCAGCTCAG ACAACCTGATCGATGGGAACAGTGCCGGACGAG ctgaATCTCAGCAGGGTGGCTCCAGTACTGTGGTAATAGCCGTGGTGGTGTGCGTGCTACTGCTGGTGTTGCTTGTAGCTGCTCTCTATTTTCTTAGCAAGACGGGCAAGATGTCCTGTGGCAAGAAAGGCAAGAAAGAAGT TACATCTCCGAAGGGCAACGACGACATTGTGGTGGAGATGAAATCTGACGAAAAGTCCTATGAGGAGTCAGGACTGCTCAATAAACGCCATGTAGAGAAG TGA